From Candidatus Hoaglandella endobia, a single genomic window includes:
- the secA gene encoding preprotein translocase subunit SecA: protein MLARLLTKIFGSRNDRILRRMSRVVDTINQIEPAMEKLSNEQLTSKTTEFRNRIKQGTSVNSLLPEAFAVVREASKRVFGMRHFDVQLIGGMVLNDRCIAEMRTGEGKTLTATLPAYLNALSGKGVHIVTVNNYLALRDAENNRPLFEFLGVSVGINQPGLPVPAKRIAYAADITYGTNNEYGFDYLRDNMAFCSAERVQRKLHYALVDEVDSILIDEARTPLIISGPAEDNSDMYRRINKLIPYLIRQDKEDSDSFQGEGHFSVDEKFRQVHLTERGLVLIEELLIKAGLMKQGESLYSSANLILMHHINAALRAHVLFSCNVDYLVKDGKVIIVDEHTGRTMPGRRWSDGLHQAVEAKENVAIQKENQTLASITFQNYFRLYEKLAGMTGTADTEAFEFSSIYQLDTVVVPTNRPMRRKDLSDLVYMTEQEKIKAIIEDIKTCNGRGQPVLVGTISIEKSELISRELNKVGIPHKVLNAKFHAMEANIITQAGQPYAVTIATNMAGRGTDIVLGGSWQEEITAMNTPPTNNKNISAIKDAWQQRHDAVLAAGGLHIIGTERHESRRIDNQLRGRSGRQGDAGSSRFYLSIEDPLMRIFASDRVSRMMRKLGMKKGEAIEHLWVNKAIANAQSKVESRNFDIRKQLLEYDDVTNDQRLAIYTQRNELLDVADISDSIKSLREDVLKTIIDNYIPPQSLEEIWDVSGLEQCLKYDFDLEIPIDQWLDDEPSLHQEILSERVLEQMLAQYQSKEKILGSDIMRNFEKNVMLQTLDSLWKDHLAAMDYLRQGIHLRCYAQKDPKQEYKRESFEMFAAMLESLKYEVISTLSKVQVRMPKEVKLLDKEIKSLNKKQPQSLLLQSEVNNTTTNLKKKRQKVRRNDPCPCNSGSKFKHCHGKLH from the coding sequence ATGCTAGCAAGACTACTTACCAAAATTTTTGGAAGCCGTAACGATCGTATTCTACGTCGCATGAGCAGAGTGGTAGACACTATTAACCAAATTGAACCAGCAATGGAAAAGCTTAGTAATGAACAACTAACATCCAAAACTACCGAATTTCGAAACCGTATTAAACAAGGAACTTCGGTTAACAGCCTACTACCAGAAGCATTTGCAGTAGTGCGTGAAGCTAGTAAGCGTGTGTTCGGTATGCGCCATTTTGATGTACAGTTGATTGGCGGTATGGTGCTTAACGATCGCTGCATTGCTGAAATGCGTACTGGTGAAGGAAAAACCCTAACCGCCACGCTACCAGCGTATCTAAACGCTCTAAGCGGTAAAGGTGTGCATATAGTTACAGTAAACAATTACCTAGCGCTACGCGATGCGGAAAATAACCGCCCACTGTTTGAATTCTTGGGGGTTAGCGTTGGCATTAACCAGCCAGGACTTCCGGTACCGGCCAAACGTATAGCCTACGCGGCTGATATTACTTATGGCACCAATAATGAGTATGGATTTGATTATCTACGCGATAACATGGCGTTCTGCTCAGCAGAAAGGGTACAACGTAAGTTGCATTACGCGCTTGTGGATGAGGTGGACTCTATCTTAATAGATGAAGCGCGCACCCCGCTGATTATCTCCGGTCCAGCAGAAGACAACTCTGATATGTATCGACGCATAAATAAATTAATACCGTATTTAATTAGACAGGATAAGGAAGATTCTGATAGTTTCCAGGGTGAAGGTCACTTTTCTGTGGATGAAAAGTTTCGCCAAGTGCACCTAACTGAACGGGGATTAGTATTGATTGAAGAGCTCTTAATAAAAGCCGGACTCATGAAACAGGGTGAGTCGCTTTACTCGTCAGCTAATCTCATATTAATGCACCATATTAACGCTGCCCTACGCGCCCATGTACTATTCTCTTGCAATGTTGACTATCTTGTTAAAGATGGCAAGGTAATCATTGTCGACGAACATACTGGGCGCACAATGCCAGGTCGTCGTTGGTCTGATGGGCTGCATCAGGCAGTAGAAGCGAAGGAAAACGTGGCTATACAAAAAGAAAATCAGACGCTAGCGTCTATTACCTTTCAAAACTATTTCCGTTTATATGAAAAGCTGGCAGGTATGACCGGAACTGCCGATACCGAAGCGTTTGAATTCAGTTCAATTTATCAATTGGATACCGTCGTTGTGCCCACTAATCGGCCGATGCGTCGCAAAGATCTCTCTGATTTAGTCTATATGACTGAACAAGAAAAAATTAAAGCTATTATAGAGGATATCAAAACCTGTAACGGGCGCGGGCAACCGGTTTTGGTTGGTACAATTTCTATTGAAAAATCTGAACTAATTTCAAGAGAGCTAAATAAAGTAGGTATTCCCCATAAAGTGCTCAACGCCAAGTTTCACGCTATGGAAGCAAATATCATCACACAGGCTGGTCAACCGTATGCAGTGACGATTGCCACTAACATGGCCGGCCGCGGTACCGATATTGTACTGGGCGGCAGCTGGCAGGAGGAGATTACTGCGATGAACACTCCACCAACCAATAATAAAAATATTTCTGCTATTAAAGATGCCTGGCAGCAGCGGCATGATGCTGTACTAGCTGCAGGCGGTTTGCATATTATCGGGACCGAGCGCCATGAATCTCGACGTATTGATAACCAGCTGCGTGGTCGATCTGGTCGTCAGGGAGACGCTGGCTCATCACGTTTTTATTTGTCGATAGAAGACCCCCTGATGCGCATTTTTGCATCGGATCGAGTCTCTCGTATGATGCGCAAATTGGGTATGAAGAAGGGTGAGGCTATCGAACATCTGTGGGTTAATAAGGCTATAGCTAACGCTCAGAGTAAAGTAGAAAGCCGTAATTTTGACATCCGGAAACAGTTGTTAGAATATGATGACGTTACCAACGATCAGCGCCTAGCTATTTACACCCAGCGCAATGAGTTACTTGATGTAGCAGATATTAGCGATTCTATTAAAAGTCTTCGCGAAGATGTGCTTAAGACTATTATTGATAACTATATTCCGCCGCAGTCGCTGGAAGAAATATGGGATGTATCAGGTCTAGAGCAGTGCCTGAAGTATGATTTTGATCTGGAAATTCCTATCGACCAATGGCTGGATGATGAACCTAGTCTGCATCAAGAGATACTAAGCGAGCGTGTGCTCGAACAGATGCTCGCGCAGTACCAAAGTAAAGAGAAGATTCTTGGTAGCGATATAATGCGCAATTTTGAGAAAAACGTCATGTTACAAACTCTAGATTCACTATGGAAAGATCATTTAGCAGCGATGGACTATCTGCGTCAAGGTATTCATTTACGATGTTATGCGCAGAAAGATCCTAAGCAAGAGTACAAGCGAGAATCTTTCGAAATGTTCGCTGCTATGCTCGAATCATTAAAATATGAAGTAATCAGCACGCTGAGCAAAGTACAGGTGCGTATGCCAAAAGAAGTTAAATTACTGGATAAGGAGATCAAAAGCCTAAATAAAAAACAACCGCAGTCTCTGCTGCTTCAGTCAGAGGTTAATAATACTACTACTAATCTAAAGAAAAAAAGGCAAAAAGTTCGACGTAATGACCCCTGCCCCTGCAATTCAGGGAGTAAATTCAAACATTGCCACGGAAAATTGCACTAA
- a CDS encoding DUF721 domain-containing protein — protein sequence MRASRPYPINMLFIDAAETSSVSLVLLQQRAIMLLKLNRTVSVLLPITLRPWCRVANFRQSVLVLETANASWKMRLRYEQTKLLSALRAQSLPLLSAIDIRINPSLAKGANLSKKNNSSIQQSFRPHEEEIIRLSMKSAVSIINVAARSKGTLKSALERLAKLVRENSDHTTF from the coding sequence ATGCGAGCTAGCCGTCCATATCCCATCAACATGCTATTTATTGATGCTGCTGAAACAAGCAGCGTATCTCTGGTATTGTTACAACAGCGGGCAATCATGCTGCTGAAACTTAACCGCACGGTAAGTGTACTACTACCGATAACCTTGCGACCATGGTGCCGCGTAGCTAACTTTCGCCAAAGCGTGCTAGTGCTAGAAACTGCTAACGCAAGCTGGAAAATGCGCTTAAGATATGAACAAACTAAATTATTATCCGCATTACGTGCACAAAGTTTACCATTATTGTCTGCTATCGACATCAGGATTAATCCTTCTCTAGCGAAAGGAGCAAATCTGAGTAAAAAAAATAACAGTAGTATCCAGCAAAGTTTCCGGCCGCATGAAGAAGAAATTATACGGTTAAGTATGAAAAGTGCAGTATCTATTATAAATGTGGCGGCACGCAGCAAAGGGACATTAAAAAGCGCGCTAGAACGTTTAGCAAAATTGGTTAGAGAAAATTCTGACCACACCACATTTTAA
- the lpxC gene encoding UDP-3-O-acyl-N-acetylglucosamine deacetylase → MLKQRTLERIVQTTGVGLHTGKRVTLTLRPAPANTGVIYRRIDLKPPVDFLANACSVRNTMLCTCLVNEQDVRISTVEHLNASLAGLGIDNIIVEVDAPEIPIMDGSASPFVHLLLDAGIKELNKAKKFLRIKQVVRLEGENNKWAELAPYDGFRLDFTIEFKHPAINESLQRYCLNLSTESFVHQISRARTFGFMRDIEYLQSRGLALGGSYDCAIVVDDYRVLNKDGLRFQNEFVRHKLLDAIGDLFMCSHNMIGAFTAFKSGHTMNNKLLQEVLARKEAWELVTFENEAEMPLALKTFKTLSFLIT, encoded by the coding sequence ATGCTCAAACAACGTACATTGGAACGTATTGTGCAGACAACAGGTGTAGGGTTACATACTGGCAAAAGAGTAACACTGACACTACGCCCTGCTCCGGCTAATACCGGGGTTATCTATCGTCGAATTGATTTGAAACCACCTGTAGATTTCCTTGCGAATGCATGTTCGGTACGTAATACCATGCTATGTACCTGTCTAGTAAACGAGCAGGACGTACGTATTTCCACCGTTGAGCACCTGAATGCTTCACTGGCTGGTTTGGGCATCGACAACATCATCGTTGAAGTAGATGCACCTGAAATTCCTATTATGGACGGCAGTGCCAGTCCATTCGTCCATTTACTACTAGATGCCGGCATTAAGGAGCTTAATAAAGCCAAAAAATTTCTGCGCATCAAACAGGTAGTGCGCTTAGAAGGTGAAAATAATAAATGGGCTGAGCTGGCTCCATACGACGGCTTTCGGCTTGATTTCACTATTGAATTTAAACATCCTGCTATTAATGAAAGCTTGCAACGTTATTGCCTGAACTTATCTACCGAGTCGTTTGTGCATCAAATAAGTCGTGCGCGCACCTTCGGCTTTATGCGTGATATCGAGTACTTGCAGTCTCGAGGTCTCGCTCTAGGCGGTAGTTACGATTGTGCTATCGTAGTCGATGATTACCGGGTGCTAAATAAAGACGGTTTGCGCTTTCAAAATGAGTTTGTACGCCACAAACTGCTTGATGCCATCGGCGACCTATTTATGTGCAGTCACAACATGATCGGAGCTTTTACTGCTTTTAAATCAGGCCATACTATGAATAATAAATTATTGCAGGAAGTACTAGCACGTAAAGAAGCTTGGGAGCTAGTAACATTTGAAAATGAAGCCGAAATGCCTCTGGCTTTGAAGACATTTAAGACCCTTTCTTTTTTAATTACTTAA
- the ftsZ gene encoding cell division protein FtsZ has protein sequence MFEPMELTNDAVIKVIGVGGGGGNAVEHMVRERIEGVDFCAVNTDAQALRKTSIGQTIQIGSGITKGLGAGANPEVGRNSAEEDREVLVSALEGADMVFIAAGMGGGTGTGAAPVVAEVAKDLSILTVAVVTKPFNFEGKKRMVFAEQGISELSKHVDSLITIPNDKLLKVLGRGISLLDAFSAANNVLKGAVQGIAELITRPGLMNVDFADVRTVMSEMGHAMMGSGVACGEDRAEEAVEMAISSPLLEDIDLSGARGVLINITAGFDLRLDEFETVGNTIRAFSSDNATVVIGTSLDPDMNDEIRVTVVATGIGMDKNSEITLVTSQQSIQPVINNNRYSEHAANIASLRSEQKQHKTTANVVNDQNIQGNKGPDYLDIPAFLRKQAD, from the coding sequence ATGTTTGAACCAATGGAATTAACCAATGATGCTGTGATTAAAGTCATTGGCGTCGGCGGAGGTGGTGGCAACGCCGTCGAGCATATGGTGCGTGAACGCATCGAAGGAGTTGATTTCTGTGCGGTGAATACTGATGCTCAGGCATTGCGCAAAACGTCTATTGGGCAAACTATTCAAATAGGCAGTGGGATTACCAAAGGCCTTGGTGCTGGTGCTAATCCAGAAGTAGGACGTAATTCCGCGGAAGAAGACCGTGAAGTATTAGTTTCGGCCCTAGAAGGGGCTGATATGGTGTTCATCGCTGCAGGTATGGGCGGCGGTACTGGGACAGGTGCAGCGCCAGTAGTAGCAGAAGTTGCTAAGGATCTTAGTATCCTGACCGTTGCTGTGGTAACCAAGCCTTTTAATTTTGAAGGTAAAAAACGTATGGTATTTGCCGAACAGGGTATCTCTGAACTATCTAAACACGTTGACTCATTGATCACCATACCCAATGATAAGTTACTTAAGGTTTTAGGACGTGGCATCTCGCTACTGGACGCTTTTAGCGCTGCCAATAACGTGCTTAAAGGCGCGGTACAGGGTATAGCTGAACTGATTACCCGCCCTGGGCTAATGAATGTTGATTTTGCTGATGTGCGCACCGTAATGTCAGAAATGGGCCACGCTATGATGGGCTCTGGTGTCGCATGCGGTGAGGATCGTGCTGAAGAAGCCGTAGAAATGGCTATTTCTAGCCCGTTACTTGAGGATATTGATCTTTCTGGTGCACGTGGCGTCTTGATTAATATCACAGCTGGTTTCGATCTACGTTTAGACGAGTTCGAAACTGTCGGAAATACGATTCGCGCTTTCTCATCTGATAATGCCACCGTAGTCATCGGTACATCATTGGATCCAGATATGAATGATGAAATACGCGTGACAGTGGTAGCTACCGGTATTGGTATGGATAAAAATTCTGAAATTACCCTCGTTACCAGCCAGCAGAGCATCCAACCAGTCATAAATAATAACCGCTATAGCGAGCACGCTGCTAATATAGCTTCACTTCGTTCTGAACAGAAACAACATAAAACTACTGCTAACGTAGTTAATGATCAAAATATACAAGGAAATAAGGGACCAGATTACTTAGATATTCCAGCTTTCTTGCGTAAACAGGCTGATTAA
- the ftsA gene encoding cell division protein FtsA gives MIKATDRKLVVGLEIGTTKVATLVGEVLPDSMVNIIGMGSCPSRGMDKGGVNDLESVVKCVQRAIDQAELMADCQISSVYLALSGKHISCQNEIGMVPISAEEVTHEDVENVVHTAKSVRVSDEHRILHVIPQDYAIDYQEGIKNPVGLSGVRMQAKVHLITCHNDMAKNIVKAVERCDLKVDQLIFAGLAANYAVLTEDERELGVCVVDIGGGTMDMAVYTAGSLRHTKVIPYAGNVVTSDIAYAFGTPHTDAEAIKVRHGCALGSGVSKDESIEVPSVGGRPPRSLQRQTLAEVIEPRYTELMILVNEEIMQLQEQLRAQGVKHHLAAGIVLTGGAAQIDGLAACAQRVFHTQVRIGQPLKITGLTDYAQEPYYSTAVGLLHYGKESHLSGEIDIGKRSSVSTCFKRFSSWIKKEF, from the coding sequence ATGATTAAGGCGACTGACAGGAAACTGGTAGTAGGACTAGAGATTGGTACAACTAAGGTAGCCACGCTGGTAGGAGAAGTGTTACCCGACAGTATGGTAAATATCATTGGCATGGGTAGTTGCCCGTCGCGTGGGATGGATAAAGGTGGAGTTAACGATTTAGAGTCAGTGGTTAAATGTGTACAACGCGCCATCGATCAAGCAGAGTTGATGGCGGATTGTCAAATATCATCGGTATATCTTGCCCTTTCTGGTAAACATATAAGCTGCCAAAATGAAATTGGTATGGTACCTATTTCTGCGGAAGAAGTCACTCATGAAGATGTAGAAAATGTTGTGCATACAGCAAAATCTGTGCGGGTAAGCGACGAACACCGTATTCTGCATGTAATTCCGCAGGATTATGCTATTGATTATCAGGAGGGAATAAAAAACCCAGTCGGCTTATCCGGCGTTCGCATGCAAGCTAAGGTGCACCTAATTACCTGTCATAACGATATGGCAAAAAATATTGTTAAAGCGGTTGAACGTTGCGATTTAAAAGTTGACCAATTAATTTTTGCAGGTCTTGCAGCTAATTATGCGGTACTTACAGAAGATGAACGCGAACTAGGAGTGTGCGTCGTTGATATTGGTGGTGGAACTATGGACATGGCAGTGTATACCGCTGGATCGCTGCGCCATACCAAGGTTATCCCTTATGCTGGCAATGTAGTTACTAGCGATATTGCCTATGCCTTCGGCACACCGCATACCGACGCTGAGGCTATCAAAGTGCGTCACGGATGTGCTTTAGGCTCGGGGGTTAGTAAGGACGAAAGCATCGAAGTACCTAGTGTTGGTGGCCGACCACCGCGCAGTCTCCAGCGTCAGACGTTGGCCGAGGTAATTGAGCCGCGCTATACAGAGCTAATGATTTTGGTAAACGAAGAAATTATGCAGTTGCAGGAACAACTAAGGGCACAGGGAGTGAAACATCATCTGGCTGCCGGGATTGTTTTGACTGGAGGAGCGGCGCAGATAGATGGTCTTGCTGCTTGCGCACAGAGGGTATTTCATACCCAAGTACGTATTGGCCAACCACTGAAGATCACTGGTCTAACAGATTATGCGCAGGAGCCTTATTATTCTACTGCCGTAGGTTTATTACATTACGGTAAAGAGTCACATTTGAGCGGCGAGATAGATATAGGCAAACGTAGCTCGGTCAGTACCTGTTTTAAGCGGTTCAGTAGCTGGATAAAAAAAGAATTTTAA
- the ftsQ gene encoding cell division protein FtsQ yields the protein MSQIAINVKCQIKPVVTGRSNSAQLAGLLFFLMALDSIVWGSWMLVSWIKNAHNFSFSQLVVTGECHYTTNNDIRQVIRALRAPETFITQNVNFIQQHIERMPWIKHVSVRKQWPDELKIHLIEYVPVARWNDFYLLDSRGEVFRAPADRIGNHPVMPMLYGPEGSEREVLVGYRNLDQVLTSAKLKLNAVSMSTRHSWYLVLRDSLRLELGRNDKIKRLQRFIGIYPVILHQAQNANKRISYVDLRYDVGLAVGWSTAFIAIENSNQQQIQLQAQ from the coding sequence ATGTCGCAAATAGCGATAAACGTAAAATGCCAGATCAAACCTGTCGTTACAGGACGTAGTAATAGCGCCCAACTAGCAGGTTTGCTCTTCTTTTTGATGGCGCTAGATAGTATCGTCTGGGGTAGTTGGATGTTAGTTAGTTGGATAAAAAACGCTCATAATTTTTCTTTTTCTCAGTTGGTAGTTACAGGTGAATGTCACTACACTACTAACAACGATATTCGCCAGGTTATTCGGGCACTGAGAGCACCCGAAACATTTATAACCCAGAATGTTAACTTTATACAACAGCATATTGAAAGGATGCCATGGATAAAGCATGTAAGTGTACGTAAGCAGTGGCCGGACGAACTTAAAATTCACTTAATAGAATATGTACCGGTAGCGCGCTGGAACGATTTTTACCTTCTAGACAGCAGAGGAGAAGTATTTAGAGCTCCTGCAGATCGTATTGGTAACCATCCTGTTATGCCTATGCTTTATGGTCCTGAAGGTAGCGAAAGAGAAGTTTTAGTTGGCTACCGTAATCTAGATCAGGTATTAACATCTGCTAAATTAAAACTTAATGCAGTTAGTATGAGTACTCGCCATTCTTGGTATTTAGTTTTACGGGACAGTCTCAGACTGGAGCTGGGTCGCAATGACAAGATAAAGCGTTTGCAGCGATTTATTGGTATTTATCCAGTTATTCTTCATCAAGCACAGAACGCTAATAAGCGTATTAGTTATGTGGATCTACGTTATGATGTAGGCTTGGCCGTCGGTTGGTCAACTGCTTTTATCGCAATTGAAAACAGTAATCAGCAACAGATTCAGTTACAGGCACAATAA
- the murC gene encoding UDP-N-acetylmuramate--L-alanine ligase, with product MNPQKLAKLRTFIPEMRRVRQIHFIGIGGAGMGGIAEVLANEGYQISGSDLVPNAVTQQLTKLGVQIYFNHCPENISDASVVVISSAIAPDNPEVIAANEAQIPVIQRAEMLAELMRFRHGIAIAGTHGKTTTTSMVTSIYAEAGLDPTFINGGLVKAAGVYARLGCSRYLIVEADESDASFLHLQPIVTIITNIEPDHMDTYQGNFEKLKQTFINFLHNLPFYGRAVMCIDDPVIRELQPLIKRQIITYGFSDDADLRIYDYHQEGARVSFTLYRQDKIALQVELNATGRHNALNATAAVAVAIEEGIDNKIILQAMRQFQGTGRRFDDLGRYDLAHINGKTGEVILVDDYGHHPTEVAATIKAARAGWPNKRLVMVFQPHRYSRTRDLYEDFANVLSDVDVLLMLDVYPAGEAPIPGADSRSLCRTIRENGRVNPIFVPDMDALSATLVLALQANDLVLMQGAGTVGKIARKLADSKLLLPPYYI from the coding sequence GTGAATCCACAAAAACTGGCTAAACTGCGAACCTTTATTCCCGAGATGCGTCGCGTCAGACAAATTCATTTTATCGGTATCGGTGGTGCTGGCATGGGTGGTATTGCAGAGGTACTGGCAAATGAAGGTTATCAAATAAGTGGCTCTGATCTAGTGCCTAACGCGGTAACACAGCAATTGACCAAACTAGGAGTGCAGATCTATTTCAATCACTGCCCAGAGAATATTAGTGACGCTAGCGTAGTGGTAATTTCGAGCGCGATAGCGCCTGATAACCCAGAAGTTATCGCTGCTAATGAAGCACAAATCCCAGTAATACAGCGAGCAGAGATGCTGGCTGAACTGATGCGTTTTCGACATGGTATCGCTATTGCTGGGACACATGGCAAAACTACAACTACTTCTATGGTAACAAGTATTTATGCAGAAGCTGGTCTCGATCCTACTTTTATTAATGGAGGACTAGTAAAAGCAGCTGGTGTATACGCTAGGCTTGGCTGTAGCCGTTACTTAATAGTTGAAGCCGACGAAAGTGATGCCTCTTTTCTGCATTTGCAGCCAATAGTCACGATTATTACTAATATAGAACCTGACCATATGGATACCTATCAGGGAAACTTTGAAAAGTTAAAACAAACTTTTATCAATTTCTTGCACAATTTACCTTTTTATGGACGTGCAGTGATGTGCATCGATGATCCGGTAATTAGGGAACTGCAACCCCTAATTAAGCGGCAGATTATCACCTACGGTTTTAGCGACGATGCCGATCTACGTATTTATGATTATCATCAGGAAGGTGCACGCGTAAGCTTTACTCTATACCGTCAGGATAAAATTGCTTTACAGGTAGAATTAAACGCTACTGGTCGCCATAACGCTCTTAACGCTACTGCAGCGGTTGCGGTGGCAATAGAAGAGGGGATTGATAATAAGATTATTTTGCAAGCGATGCGACAATTTCAGGGTACTGGTCGCCGCTTTGACGATCTTGGCCGTTATGATCTAGCTCATATAAATGGTAAAACGGGCGAAGTGATACTAGTGGATGATTACGGTCACCATCCAACTGAGGTGGCTGCTACTATCAAAGCAGCGCGCGCTGGATGGCCAAACAAGCGCTTAGTCATGGTATTTCAACCACACCGTTATAGTCGAACAAGGGATTTATACGAAGATTTTGCTAACGTGCTTTCAGACGTGGATGTGCTACTAATGCTTGACGTTTATCCTGCTGGCGAAGCGCCTATTCCTGGCGCAGATAGTCGCTCGCTATGCCGCACTATCCGCGAAAATGGCAGAGTAAACCCGATCTTTGTGCCAGACATGGATGCGTTGTCTGCTACACTGGTACTTGCACTGCAAGCTAATGACTTGGTATTGATGCAGGGTGCTGGCACGGTGGGTAAAATTGCTCGTAAACTGGCAGATAGTAAATTACTACTACCCCCGTATTATATATAG
- the murG gene encoding undecaprenyldiphospho-muramoylpentapeptide beta-N-acetylglucosaminyltransferase — MKKTRRLIVIAGGTGGHVFPGLAVAHYLMSQGWQVRWLGTADRMEAILVPKHGIAIDFISISGLRGKGLKPQLMVPLRIWLALYQARRIMRTWLPDVVLGMGGYVSGPGCLAAWSYGIPVVLHEQNSIAGLTNRVLAKIAHKVLQAFPGAFAYAKVVGNPVRDAVLALPSPEVRLRDRAGPIRILVIGGSQGSRVLNQTLPTVAARLAGSFTMWHQVGKGALDEVNRAYAAVGKKPHNVVEFIDDIAAAYAWADAVVCRAGALTVSEIAAVGLPALFVPFKHKDRQQYWNALPLEQIGAAKIIEQPEFTVDRVIDVLARWDRPALLAMSARARKLSIPDATERVAQEVVAATLA, encoded by the coding sequence ATGAAAAAGACCAGGCGGCTTATAGTGATTGCTGGTGGTACCGGTGGACATGTATTCCCGGGATTGGCAGTTGCGCATTACCTTATGTCGCAGGGTTGGCAGGTACGCTGGCTTGGTACCGCCGATCGCATGGAAGCTATACTTGTACCGAAGCACGGTATTGCCATCGACTTCATAAGTATTAGTGGTCTGCGCGGTAAAGGGCTTAAACCTCAGTTGATGGTACCGTTGCGCATATGGCTTGCCTTATATCAGGCGCGGCGTATCATGCGTACCTGGCTTCCAGACGTAGTATTAGGTATGGGTGGTTATGTTTCTGGTCCCGGTTGTCTAGCCGCCTGGAGCTACGGCATTCCAGTGGTTCTACACGAACAGAACAGCATCGCTGGTCTTACTAACCGAGTCCTAGCAAAAATTGCTCACAAAGTACTACAGGCATTTCCTGGCGCGTTTGCCTATGCAAAGGTTGTAGGTAACCCAGTGCGTGATGCAGTACTGGCACTGCCGTCTCCTGAGGTTCGCCTGCGAGATCGTGCGGGGCCGATACGTATTTTAGTGATCGGAGGCAGCCAGGGTTCTCGGGTACTTAACCAGACTTTACCGACGGTTGCAGCCAGGCTTGCAGGCTCTTTTACCATGTGGCATCAAGTAGGTAAAGGGGCGCTTGACGAGGTAAACCGGGCCTATGCGGCAGTCGGTAAAAAGCCACATAACGTGGTGGAATTTATTGACGATATAGCTGCCGCATACGCCTGGGCAGACGCAGTTGTATGCCGTGCTGGAGCGTTGACGGTAAGTGAAATTGCTGCAGTTGGTCTACCTGCACTATTCGTACCGTTTAAACATAAAGATAGACAGCAGTACTGGAACGCGCTGCCACTTGAGCAAATAGGAGCAGCGAAAATTATTGAACAACCAGAATTTACTGTAGACCGGGTCATTGATGTGCTAGCTCGATGGGATCGGCCGGCGCTGTTGGCTATGTCTGCACGTGCTAGAAAATTGTCTATACCTGATGCTACCGAACGCGTGGCGCAGGAAGTAGTAGCAGCGACGCTCGCGTAA